The following proteins come from a genomic window of Chitinophagaceae bacterium:
- a CDS encoding lipid-A-disaccharide synthase: protein MKLYLIAGEASGDLHGSNLIKALKELYPNCDFRCWGGEKMKAAGATLVKDYKDLAFMGFWEVLKNLPVILNNFSECKKDILAYQPDAVILIDYPGFNMRLLKFLNNHKINTFYYISPQLWAWNASRVHSIKKYVDLMMVILPFEKAFYKKYDTEAHFVGHPLLDIPEIKNAHHIENQNKRIALLPGSRKQEIQKTLPLMCELTEHFPDYTFSLAAISNIESAFYKKIIKDKAIEIKTGDTYSLLKESKAAIVTSGTATLETALLNVPQIVVYKGNPVSFWIGKKLVNVPFISLVNLILEKEVVKELIQDDFTKENLIKHLNQILTKEKRESITNEYDILRKKLGGSGASENAANLILNTLQKKMADK, encoded by the coding sequence ATAAAGCTATATTTAATTGCCGGTGAGGCCTCCGGAGATTTACACGGGTCAAACCTGATTAAAGCCTTAAAAGAGCTTTACCCAAACTGTGATTTTCGTTGTTGGGGTGGTGAAAAAATGAAAGCTGCCGGAGCAACCTTAGTTAAAGATTATAAAGACCTTGCCTTTATGGGCTTTTGGGAAGTTTTAAAAAACCTGCCGGTTATACTCAATAATTTCTCTGAGTGTAAAAAAGATATACTGGCATATCAACCCGATGCTGTCATTCTAATAGACTATCCGGGATTTAATATGAGACTGTTGAAATTTCTTAACAATCATAAGATAAACACCTTCTATTATATTTCTCCGCAACTTTGGGCATGGAATGCTTCCAGAGTTCATTCCATAAAAAAGTATGTAGATTTGATGATGGTCATTCTTCCTTTTGAAAAGGCCTTTTATAAAAAATATGATACGGAAGCTCACTTTGTTGGTCATCCACTGCTCGATATTCCGGAAATCAAAAACGCGCATCATATAGAAAATCAAAATAAAAGAATTGCTCTTCTCCCCGGCAGCAGAAAACAGGAGATTCAGAAAACCCTTCCACTTATGTGTGAGTTAACAGAACATTTTCCTGATTATACTTTTTCCTTAGCTGCCATTTCAAATATTGAATCTGCGTTTTACAAAAAAATAATAAAAGACAAAGCTATAGAAATTAAAACCGGAGATACATACAGCCTGCTTAAGGAAAGTAAAGCAGCCATTGTAACTTCGGGTACAGCAACTTTAGAAACAGCTTTGTTGAATGTACCTCAAATAGTAGTTTACAAAGGAAATCCGGTATCTTTTTGGATAGGGAAAAAATTGGTAAACGTGCCATTTATCTCTCTGGTGAATTTAATTCTGGAAAAGGAAGTCGTAAAAGAATTGATACAAGATGATTTTACAAAGGAAAACTTAATCAAACATCTTAATCAAATTTTAACAAAAGAAAAGCGGGAATCAATAACAAATGAGTATGACATTTTACGAAAAAAACTTGGTGGCAGCGGAGCTTCTGAAAATGCGGCAAATCTAATTCTGAATACACTGCAAAAAAAAATGGCAGACAAATAA
- the surE gene encoding 5'/3'-nucleotidase SurE, whose amino-acid sequence MPKKKPLILVTNDDGITAPGIRALIDAMSEIGDVVVVAPDKPQSGMGHAITLNDPLRIEKVDIFKNVKAAYQCSGTPVDCVKLAKDKILKGNPDLCVSGVNHGSNSSINVIYSGTMSAAVEASIEGIKAVGFSLLDYSFEADFEGSKKYAKLIAENMLKAGIPDGTLLNVNIPAIPANEIKGMKVVRQAVAKWEEDYDERQDPRGKNYFWLSGKFVNYDKGKDTDEWALENNYVSIVPVQFDLTAHHTIRYINENWNINES is encoded by the coding sequence ATGCCTAAGAAAAAACCTCTTATTCTCGTAACAAACGATGACGGAATTACTGCACCCGGTATACGCGCTTTGATTGATGCAATGTCTGAAATAGGTGATGTAGTTGTAGTTGCACCTGACAAACCTCAATCCGGCATGGGGCATGCGATAACCCTTAACGACCCGCTTCGAATTGAAAAAGTGGATATTTTTAAAAATGTGAAAGCTGCATACCAATGCAGTGGCACTCCCGTTGATTGTGTTAAACTGGCTAAGGATAAAATTCTAAAAGGAAACCCGGACTTATGTGTTTCCGGAGTAAACCATGGTTCAAACTCTTCGATTAACGTTATCTATTCCGGAACTATGTCCGCCGCTGTAGAGGCTTCGATTGAAGGCATCAAAGCTGTCGGATTCTCATTATTGGATTATAGTTTTGAAGCTGATTTTGAAGGCTCCAAAAAATATGCTAAATTGATTGCTGAAAATATGCTCAAGGCCGGAATACCGGATGGGACACTACTTAATGTAAACATACCTGCCATTCCTGCAAATGAGATTAAAGGCATGAAAGTTGTCAGACAGGCGGTGGCAAAATGGGAAGAAGATTATGACGAAAGACAAGATCCCAGAGGGAAAAATTACTTTTGGTTAAGTGGTAAATTTGTAAATTACGACAAAGGAAAGGATACGGATGAATGGGCGTTAGAAAATAATTATGTTTCCATAGTCCCTGTGCAGTTTGATTTAACAGCTCATCATACCATTCGTTACATTAATGAAAACTGGAACATAAATGAAAGTTAA